One region of Sphingomonas kaistensis genomic DNA includes:
- a CDS encoding glycosyltransferase family 2 protein, protein MSAEHSPRIAVLLPCYNEEAAIGPTVAGFRAALPGATIYVYDNNSRDRTVEVARAAGAVVRTERQQGKGNVVRRMFADIEADIYVMADGDLTYDPAAAPAMVEMALSEQLDMVVGTRQHNAKDAYRGGHVLGNRLFTGLLSFLFARSFTDVFSGYRVFSRRFVKSFPVLSSGFEIETEMSIHALELRMPVGELATAYGARPEGSASKLSTFRDGWRILKVMLNLFRTERPWLFFGSVGALLVVAALILAVPLVLTYLDTGLVPRFPTAILITGLGIVAVLSFLAGLILDTVTHGRRELRRLAYLAQPAPGSER, encoded by the coding sequence ATGAGCGCTGAGCACAGCCCACGCATTGCCGTGCTGCTGCCCTGCTACAACGAGGAAGCCGCCATCGGTCCGACCGTGGCCGGCTTCCGCGCCGCGCTTCCGGGTGCCACCATCTACGTTTACGACAACAACAGCCGCGACCGCACGGTGGAAGTCGCGCGGGCGGCCGGTGCCGTGGTCCGTACCGAGCGCCAGCAGGGCAAGGGCAATGTCGTCCGCCGCATGTTCGCGGACATCGAGGCCGACATCTACGTGATGGCCGACGGCGACCTCACCTACGATCCCGCCGCCGCGCCGGCGATGGTCGAAATGGCCTTGAGCGAACAGCTCGACATGGTCGTCGGCACCCGCCAGCACAATGCCAAGGACGCCTACCGGGGCGGCCACGTGCTCGGGAATCGACTGTTCACCGGCTTGCTGAGCTTTCTCTTCGCGCGCAGCTTCACCGACGTCTTCTCGGGTTACCGGGTGTTCTCCCGCCGCTTCGTGAAGAGCTTCCCGGTCCTGTCTTCCGGGTTCGAGATCGAAACCGAGATGAGCATCCACGCGCTGGAATTGCGCATGCCGGTAGGAGAGCTCGCCACCGCTTATGGCGCCCGGCCCGAAGGATCGGCGTCCAAGCTCAGCACCTTCCGCGATGGTTGGCGCATCCTCAAGGTGATGCTCAACCTGTTCCGGACCGAGCGGCCGTGGCTGTTCTTCGGCTCGGTCGGCGCGCTGCTGGTGGTGGCCGCACTGATCCTCGCGGTCCCGCTGGTCCTCACCTACCTCGACACCGGGCTGGTGCCGCGCTTCCCGACCGCCATCCTGATCACCGGCCTCGGCATCGTCGCAGTGTTGTCGTTCCTTGCCGGACTGATCCTCGACACCGTGACCCACGGTCGCAGGGAGCTTCGCCGGCTCGCCTATCTCGCCCAGCCGGCACCCGGCAGCGAGCGCTGA
- the tig gene encoding trigger factor, whose translation MQHVEIENEGLKRAYTLTFTAAEIDKRIAGEVKRIAPQIKMPGFRPGKVPANLIRKMHGDALHQDALNTTIQEGVQKLMSEQGLRPAMQPSIELKDGYEAGKDAEVTIRLETLPQIPTPQIEGLKLERLTAEADESAVDAQVGQFASNAKRFEDAPKGKKAASGDQVVLDFVGKTSDGVAFEGGTGTDMAVEIGSGTLIPGFEDQLIGAKVGEERTLNVTFPDDYPAENLKGQPATFDVKVTAVKVAGETKIDDDFAKTLGLESLDQLKGLLRDQQSQELNGLTRTHMKRRLLDQLAAAHDFEVPPSMVEAEFANIIAQLEHEAGHEADPEAAKAEIENDKDEYRKIAERRVRLGLLLSEIGQNNGVEVTNQEMNRLIAQAAQQYQPADRERFIQYIQQEPMAAAQLRAPLYEDKVVDFLFTKAEITDRAATRAEIEADLEAEEGHVHGPGCGHDHAHEAAPAKPKKAAKGKKAAATEDAPAAEAVETAAEVKPAAKKAKAAKGAVEAEAATPVPAEPVKDGAGAKAPAKKSKKASA comes from the coding sequence ATGCAGCATGTCGAGATCGAGAACGAGGGCCTGAAGCGGGCCTACACGCTGACCTTCACGGCAGCCGAGATCGACAAGCGGATCGCTGGCGAGGTCAAGCGGATCGCGCCGCAGATCAAGATGCCCGGCTTCCGCCCCGGCAAGGTTCCGGCCAACCTCATCCGCAAGATGCACGGCGACGCGCTCCATCAGGACGCGCTCAACACGACCATCCAGGAAGGCGTGCAGAAGCTGATGAGCGAGCAGGGCCTGCGCCCCGCGATGCAGCCGTCGATCGAGCTCAAGGACGGCTATGAAGCAGGCAAGGACGCCGAGGTCACCATCCGTCTCGAGACCCTGCCGCAGATCCCGACGCCGCAGATCGAAGGCCTCAAGCTCGAGCGCCTGACGGCCGAGGCCGACGAAAGCGCCGTCGACGCGCAGGTCGGCCAGTTCGCCTCGAACGCCAAGCGGTTCGAGGATGCGCCGAAGGGCAAGAAGGCGGCGAGCGGCGACCAGGTCGTGCTCGACTTTGTCGGCAAGACTTCGGACGGCGTTGCCTTCGAGGGCGGCACCGGCACCGACATGGCGGTCGAAATCGGCTCCGGCACCCTGATCCCGGGCTTCGAGGACCAGTTGATCGGCGCCAAGGTCGGCGAGGAGCGCACGCTCAACGTCACTTTCCCGGACGATTATCCGGCCGAGAACCTCAAGGGCCAGCCCGCGACCTTCGACGTCAAGGTCACCGCGGTGAAGGTCGCCGGCGAAACCAAGATCGACGACGATTTCGCCAAGACCCTCGGCCTCGAGAGCCTCGACCAGCTCAAGGGCCTGCTGCGCGACCAGCAGAGCCAGGAGCTGAACGGCCTGACCCGCACCCACATGAAGCGCCGCCTGCTCGACCAGCTGGCCGCTGCGCACGACTTCGAAGTGCCGCCGTCGATGGTGGAAGCTGAGTTCGCCAACATCATCGCCCAGCTCGAGCATGAGGCCGGTCACGAGGCCGACCCGGAAGCCGCCAAGGCCGAGATCGAGAACGACAAGGACGAATATCGCAAGATCGCCGAGCGCCGCGTGCGCCTCGGGCTTCTGCTCAGCGAGATCGGCCAGAATAATGGCGTCGAGGTTACCAACCAGGAGATGAACCGCCTGATCGCGCAGGCTGCGCAGCAGTATCAGCCGGCCGACCGCGAGCGCTTCATCCAGTATATCCAGCAGGAGCCGATGGCCGCCGCCCAGCTGCGCGCGCCCCTGTACGAGGACAAGGTTGTCGACTTCCTCTTCACCAAGGCCGAGATCACCGATCGCGCCGCGACCCGCGCCGAGATCGAGGCTGACCTCGAGGCCGAGGAAGGCCACGTCCACGGTCCTGGCTGCGGTCACGACCATGCCCACGAGGCTGCGCCGGCCAAGCCCAAGAAGGCTGCCAAGGGCAAGAAGGCTGCCGCCACCGAAGACGCTCCCGCCGCCGAGGCCGTCGAGACTGCTGCCGAGGTGAAGCCCGCCGCGAAGAAGGCCAAGGCCGCCAAGGGCGCGGTCGAGGCCGAAGCGGCGACGCCCGTTCCCGCCGAGCCGGTCAAGGACGGCGCCGGCGCCAAGGCTCCGGCCAAGAAGTCGAAGAAGGCCTCGGCCTGA